Proteins from a single region of Fusobacterium gonidiaformans ATCC 25563:
- a CDS encoding SpoIID/LytB domain-containing protein, producing the protein MKITKIAAACCLALLFVSCSNGKIKEKTETWGAIQRRNTRPMDNAYSLLNGKDYPRVENNFGKEVPYLQPVNDTKKEDFFEKYDEKKAMQFFKNLKIEGYGSNSMYWRWKTSISKSALFQKIAQRIPQISARGRRNVFVLKDGVWLNNQKISDVGFVKDMKVLSRGASGVITHLLVETSKGSYLITKEYNIRRLLATNGKVFGARSGSSDYGKTAIANGNALLPSASLAFDIGTFSVDIYGAGFGHGTGMIQYGAGDLASNYGLSYQQILDHYYTNVDLVDMETVSGVEQNIKVGVTKPNGSLEHGSICLTGSGKLRVYAEDESFDYTFDPNTEIRVTPKAGRLYIKTDVKEFWTNKKFFVDGGGYYLLVKNLRKAHTNNPRYRGKMQFVPNGNTLHMISVVDMEDYLKQVVPSEMPRSFGVEALKVQAVAARTYAISDFLKGRYAALGFHVKDTTESQVYNNQVENEDANRAIEATRGKILVYHGVPIDAKYSSTSAGFTEAAHHVW; encoded by the coding sequence TTGAAAATTACTAAGATTGCAGCAGCTTGTTGTTTGGCTTTATTGTTTGTATCATGTTCCAATGGAAAAATTAAGGAAAAAACAGAAACTTGGGGAGCCATTCAACGTAGAAATACAAGACCAATGGACAACGCTTATAGTTTACTCAATGGAAAAGACTATCCAAGAGTGGAAAATAACTTTGGAAAAGAAGTTCCTTATTTACAACCTGTGAATGATACAAAGAAAGAAGATTTTTTTGAGAAGTATGATGAAAAAAAGGCGATGCAATTTTTTAAAAATTTGAAGATAGAAGGCTATGGATCAAACTCTATGTATTGGAGATGGAAAACAAGTATTTCGAAATCAGCCCTTTTCCAAAAAATAGCTCAAAGAATTCCTCAGATTTCAGCAAGAGGAAGAAGAAATGTTTTTGTTTTAAAAGATGGAGTATGGTTAAATAATCAAAAGATTTCAGATGTTGGTTTTGTAAAAGATATGAAAGTGTTGTCACGAGGAGCTTCCGGAGTGATTACTCATTTGTTAGTAGAAACTTCGAAAGGAAGTTATTTAATTACGAAAGAATACAATATTCGTCGCTTATTAGCAACAAATGGAAAAGTATTTGGAGCGAGAAGTGGAAGTTCCGATTATGGAAAAACAGCGATTGCCAATGGAAATGCACTACTACCTTCAGCTTCTTTAGCCTTTGACATTGGAACTTTTTCTGTGGATATTTATGGTGCAGGTTTTGGCCATGGAACGGGAATGATACAATATGGAGCAGGGGATTTGGCATCGAACTATGGATTGTCTTATCAACAAATTTTAGATCACTATTATACCAATGTGGATTTAGTCGATATGGAAACGGTATCCGGTGTGGAACAAAATATTAAAGTAGGAGTAACAAAGCCGAATGGAAGCTTGGAGCATGGGTCTATTTGTTTAACAGGAAGCGGAAAATTACGAGTGTATGCAGAAGATGAAAGCTTTGATTATACTTTCGATCCAAATACAGAAATTCGAGTAACTCCGAAAGCTGGAAGACTGTATATTAAAACAGATGTGAAAGAATTTTGGACGAATAAGAAATTTTTTGTTGACGGAGGAGGATATTATCTTCTTGTGAAAAATTTAAGAAAGGCTCATACCAACAATCCTAGGTACCGTGGAAAAATGCAATTTGTTCCGAATGGAAATACCTTACATATGATTAGTGTGGTGGACATGGAAGATTATTTGAAACAGGTAGTCCCTAGCGAAATGCCACGAAGTTTTGGAGTGGAAGCCTTAAAAGTACAAGCAGTTGCGGCAAGAACTTACGCAATTAGTGATTTCTTAAAAGGAAGATATGCAGCTCTAGGTTTTCATGTTAAAGATACAACAGAAAGCCAAGTGTACAATAATCAAGTAGAAAACGAAGATGCGAATCGAGCAATTGAAGCAACGAGAGGGAAAATTTTGGTATACCATGGAGTGCCGATAGATGCAAAATATTCTTCGACTTCTGCTGGTTTTACAGAAGCTGCTCATCATGTATGGTAG
- the kdsB gene encoding 3-deoxy-manno-octulosonate cytidylyltransferase, with product MKFLGVIPARYASTRLEGKPLKDICGHSMIEWVYRRCKNTKLDDVIVATDDERIFREVERFGGKVIMTSTEHSNGTSRIAEVCQKITDYDVIINIQGDEPLIEADMIDMIVDAFQQEELCMCTLKHKLDSWEDIENPNQVKVVTDKNDYALYFSRSILPYPRKENIDLYYKHIGIYGYTRNFVLEYAAMASTPLESSESLEQLRVLENGYQIKVLETSHQSVGVDTQEDLEKVCKWIEERGITIENY from the coding sequence ATGAAGTTTTTAGGAGTCATTCCTGCAAGATATGCTTCTACTCGATTGGAAGGGAAGCCTTTAAAAGATATTTGTGGGCATAGTATGATAGAGTGGGTATATCGTCGATGTAAAAATACAAAATTAGATGATGTGATTGTGGCAACAGACGATGAAAGAATTTTTAGAGAAGTGGAAAGATTTGGTGGAAAAGTAATCATGACTTCTACGGAACATTCTAATGGAACTTCCAGGATTGCAGAAGTTTGCCAAAAGATAACAGACTATGATGTGATTATCAATATTCAAGGGGATGAACCTTTGATTGAAGCAGATATGATTGATATGATTGTAGATGCTTTTCAACAAGAAGAACTATGTATGTGTACTTTAAAACATAAATTAGACTCTTGGGAAGATATTGAAAATCCAAATCAAGTAAAAGTAGTCACAGATAAAAATGATTATGCTCTTTATTTTTCAAGAAGTATTCTTCCTTATCCTAGAAAAGAAAATATAGATTTGTATTATAAGCATATTGGAATTTACGGTTATACAAGAAACTTTGTATTGGAATATGCAGCTATGGCTTCTACTCCTCTAGAAAGTTCAGAATCTTTGGAACAATTAAGAGTTTTAGAAAATGGTTATCAAATTAAAGTGTTAGAAACTTCTCATCAAAGTGTAGGAGTTGATACGCAAGAAGATTTAGAAAAGGTTTGTAAATGGATAGAAGAGAGGGGAATTACAATTGAAAATTACTAA
- a CDS encoding amidohydrolase yields the protein MLRLGFSGIIVRSKEYTMSTEKVLKSIEKIAKEQEDFYKYLHSHPELSMEESNTANMVCEKLVSFGYDVQRIGGGIVGVLKNGEGKTVLYRADMDALPIKEISNLAYASSVTQKNLKGEMVPVMHACGHDFHVTAGIGAAWAMANNKDEWSGTYIALFQPGEELGCGSQSMVEDGLVEKIPHPDIAFAQHVLVAPKSGMVGVCPGPFLSTAASIDIKVYGKGSHGSMPHLSVDTVVLAANIVTRLQTIVAREINPMDMAVLTVGALNAGDTSNIIPQEAVIKINIRAYTDEVREHLIEAIKRTVKAECTASRSPKDPEFKIYNEYPPTINDKEAAFKLQEAFKKYLGEDRVEKDYQPMSASEDFSNIPNAFGIPYVFWGFGAYNKKEDILPNHNPAFAPDLHPTMETGTEAAIVAAMSYLEKNDIKKGF from the coding sequence GTGTTAAGATTAGGATTTTCAGGAATTATAGTAAGGAGTAAGGAGTATACAATGAGTACAGAAAAAGTATTAAAATCAATCGAAAAGATTGCAAAAGAACAAGAAGATTTTTATAAGTATTTGCACAGCCATCCGGAGCTGTCTATGGAAGAAAGTAATACAGCGAATATGGTGTGTGAAAAGTTGGTATCCTTTGGCTATGATGTTCAAAGGATTGGAGGAGGTATTGTAGGAGTATTAAAAAATGGTGAGGGCAAAACGGTTTTATACAGAGCGGATATGGATGCACTGCCAATCAAAGAAATATCCAACCTAGCATACGCATCGAGTGTAACTCAAAAAAATTTAAAAGGAGAGATGGTTCCGGTTATGCATGCTTGTGGTCATGATTTTCATGTTACGGCAGGGATAGGTGCAGCATGGGCAATGGCTAATAATAAAGATGAATGGTCAGGAACATACATTGCTCTTTTCCAACCGGGTGAAGAATTAGGATGCGGATCACAAAGTATGGTAGAGGATGGACTTGTTGAAAAAATACCTCATCCGGATATTGCTTTTGCACAACACGTTTTAGTAGCACCAAAATCAGGAATGGTAGGTGTTTGTCCCGGTCCATTCTTATCAACGGCAGCTTCTATTGATATTAAAGTTTACGGCAAGGGCAGTCATGGTTCGATGCCTCATTTAAGTGTAGATACAGTTGTTTTGGCGGCAAATATCGTTACAAGGCTGCAAACAATCGTAGCAAGAGAAATCAATCCGATGGATATGGCAGTTTTAACTGTAGGTGCCTTAAATGCCGGCGACACATCAAATATCATTCCACAAGAAGCAGTGATTAAAATAAATATTAGAGCATACACGGATGAAGTAAGAGAACACCTGATAGAAGCTATAAAGAGAACCGTTAAAGCTGAATGTACAGCAAGCAGATCCCCAAAAGATCCTGAGTTTAAAATTTATAACGAATATCCGCCAACAATAAATGATAAAGAAGCAGCATTCAAATTACAAGAAGCTTTCAAAAAATATTTAGGGGAAGATAGAGTAGAAAAAGATTATCAGCCGATGTCCGCATCTGAAGATTTTTCAAATATTCCTAATGCTTTCGGGATTCCTTATGTATTCTGGGGATTCGGAGCTTACAATAAGAAAGAAGATATCTTGCCTAACCATAATCCCGCATTTGCTCCGGATTTGCATCCAACAATGGAAACAGGAACGGAAGCAGCTATTGTGGCGGCAATGAGTTATTTGGAAAAAAATGACATAAAAAAAGGATTTTAG
- a CDS encoding xanthine phosphoribosyltransferase has translation MQLMKDYIQKYGVAIGDNILKVDSFLNHQIDPYLMMEVGKEFKQRFEGKGINKILTIEASGIAVGITTAFAFQVPMVFAKKNKPSTMSDSYNATVFSFTKNKEYNITVAKEFIQKGDKILIIDDFLALGNAILGLKSLCEQAGAEVVGVGIAIEKGFQAGGKMLRESGLHVESLAIVDSLQNGKIITR, from the coding sequence ATGCAATTGATGAAAGACTATATCCAAAAATATGGGGTAGCAATTGGAGATAACATTTTAAAGGTAGATAGTTTTTTAAATCACCAAATAGATCCATATCTTATGATGGAAGTAGGAAAAGAATTTAAACAACGTTTTGAAGGAAAAGGAATCAATAAGATTTTAACCATTGAAGCTTCGGGAATCGCTGTTGGAATTACGACTGCTTTTGCTTTTCAAGTACCTATGGTATTTGCAAAAAAAAATAAGCCATCTACAATGTCGGATTCATATAATGCAACTGTTTTTTCTTTTACAAAGAATAAAGAGTACAACATTACAGTAGCAAAAGAATTTATTCAAAAGGGAGATAAAATTTTAATCATTGATGATTTCTTAGCTTTAGGAAATGCTATTTTAGGTTTGAAAAGCTTATGTGAACAAGCTGGAGCCGAAGTGGTAGGAGTTGGAATTGCGATTGAAAAAGGCTTTCAAGCAGGTGGAAAAATGCTTCGTGAAAGTGGATTGCATGTAGAATCCTTGGCGATTGTAGATTCATTACAAAATGGAAAGATTATAACGAGATAG
- a CDS encoding uracil-xanthine permease family protein produces MTRNKSPYDIDGVPALREALPLGLQHILAMFVANITPIMIVGGALNLPAEEIAILIQASMLVAGLNTFIQTYRFGPVGARLPIVVGSNFTFVPLAITIGNNYGYEAVLGAALVGGIFEACLGFFIQKVRRFFPSVVTGVIVLSIGLSLLPVGIASLAGGFGAGDFGSFENLAIGCFVLIIIILFKQFAKGIWSTGSIFIGTMIGFILTLVMGKVDLSTVAQAGYLNLPMPFRYGFIFKSDAILAMMLLFVVSAVETLGDMSSVTMGGADRELTDKELSGGIVADGIGASLASIFGILPTTSFSQNTGIITMTKVMSRYVVGLGAVILMIGAFFPKVGALLTVIPPSVIGGSLVMIFAMISISGINLLTKEKLTGRNAVIVAVSLGLGYGLGSVPDALAHFPESLKLLFGGSGIVISGGIAIILNIVLPHDEKIFE; encoded by the coding sequence ATGACAAGAAACAAGTCGCCATATGATATTGATGGGGTGCCGGCACTTCGAGAAGCATTGCCTTTGGGATTGCAACATATTTTAGCGATGTTTGTGGCAAATATCACACCGATTATGATTGTAGGTGGAGCTTTAAATTTACCGGCAGAAGAAATTGCTATTTTAATTCAAGCTTCTATGTTAGTAGCAGGATTGAATACTTTTATTCAAACTTACCGTTTTGGACCGGTAGGAGCAAGATTACCGATTGTAGTGGGTTCTAACTTTACTTTTGTTCCTTTGGCAATTACCATTGGAAACAATTATGGTTATGAAGCAGTATTAGGGGCTGCATTGGTAGGAGGAATTTTTGAAGCCTGTTTAGGATTCTTTATCCAAAAGGTTCGTCGATTTTTTCCTTCCGTTGTAACAGGAGTTATTGTGTTATCCATTGGGCTTTCATTACTTCCTGTTGGAATAGCAAGTTTAGCAGGAGGATTTGGAGCTGGTGATTTTGGTTCTTTTGAAAATTTAGCGATCGGTTGCTTTGTACTAATTATAATTATTTTATTTAAACAATTTGCAAAAGGAATTTGGAGTACAGGATCTATTTTTATCGGAACGATGATTGGATTTATTTTGACTTTAGTGATGGGAAAAGTAGATTTATCAACTGTGGCTCAAGCAGGATATTTGAACCTTCCAATGCCGTTCCGTTATGGATTTATATTTAAATCCGATGCGATTTTAGCAATGATGTTGCTATTCGTAGTATCTGCTGTGGAAACATTGGGAGATATGTCCAGTGTTACTATGGGAGGAGCCGATCGAGAATTGACAGATAAAGAATTATCGGGAGGAATTGTAGCAGATGGAATTGGAGCTTCCTTAGCATCTATTTTCGGAATTCTACCGACAACTTCTTTCAGCCAAAATACAGGAATTATTACAATGACAAAGGTGATGAGCCGTTACGTTGTAGGTTTAGGAGCAGTAATCTTAATGATTGGAGCTTTCTTCCCTAAAGTAGGAGCTTTGTTGACAGTCATTCCGCCAAGTGTCATTGGAGGAAGTTTGGTTATGATTTTTGCTATGATTTCGATTAGTGGAATTAATTTATTAACGAAAGAAAAATTAACAGGAAGAAATGCAGTTATTGTGGCAGTATCTTTAGGATTAGGATATGGATTAGGATCTGTTCCTGATGCTTTGGCACATTTCCCGGAAAGTTTAAAACTTCTATTTGGAGGTTCCGGAATTGTAATTTCCGGTGGGATTGCTATTATTTTAAATATTGTATTACCACATGATGAAAAAATATTTGAGTAG
- a CDS encoding ABC transporter permease → MKKLSKKIIAIFEIFLFWYCMSIVLKKDLLPNPMITLETTFTLLITSSQIWIHVLVSLYRVMLGILLGTVFSIPMGILLGYSKRIEKYFGEAFDFLYMIPKIVFLPIFFVLLGIGDLSKIALIATVLFFQQTILIRDNVKNISEEIYDSIRILQASFWQIIQHVVFPSCLSGIFTSVKSSLGISFALLFITENFASQSGLGYFITKCMDRRDYVTMYAAILILAILGCILYTIFCFLERKICKWKFLNYKE, encoded by the coding sequence ATGAAGAAATTAAGTAAAAAAATAATAGCAATATTTGAAATTTTTCTTTTTTGGTATTGTATGAGTATTGTTTTAAAAAAAGACTTATTACCAAATCCTATGATAACATTGGAGACAACATTTACATTACTTATCACCTCTTCTCAAATATGGATTCATGTATTGGTTAGTTTATACCGAGTGATGTTAGGGATTTTATTAGGAACTGTATTTTCGATTCCTATGGGGATACTATTAGGTTATTCTAAAAGAATAGAGAAGTATTTTGGGGAAGCATTTGATTTTTTATATATGATTCCTAAGATTGTCTTTCTTCCTATTTTTTTTGTATTGTTAGGAATAGGAGATTTGTCAAAAATAGCTTTAATTGCTACAGTTTTGTTTTTTCAGCAAACTATTTTAATTCGAGATAATGTTAAAAATATTTCAGAAGAAATTTATGATTCTATTCGAATTTTACAAGCTTCTTTTTGGCAAATAATACAGCACGTAGTATTTCCAAGTTGCTTATCCGGTATTTTTACTTCTGTAAAATCAAGTTTAGGAATTTCTTTTGCCTTATTATTCATTACAGAAAACTTTGCTTCTCAATCCGGATTAGGATACTTTATTACAAAGTGTATGGATAGACGAGATTATGTAACAATGTATGCCGCAATTTTGATATTGGCTATTTTAGGTTGTATTTTATATACTATATTTTGTTTCTTAGAACGGAAAATTTGCAAGTGGAAATTTTTAAATTATAAAGAATAA
- a CDS encoding ATP-binding cassette domain-containing protein codes for MIVLNNVSASYLDGNTKKKVIENLDLVIKEKCNVSIMGSSGCGKTTLLKVIAGLKKIEEGSISYRGKKYNTPIPEISLLFQNYGLLDWKTAEENILLPIYLRRIQKDSEKFSQLVKDLGLEKCLHKYPSQLSGGEKQRVAIGRALMTECKFLLLDEAFSSLDFVTKERIQNHLKKVFMKRGVTIILVTHSIEEALFWGDKIIIFESSTSKTPHILGNYKESCDKEDWKKKEKILKRIKRIQNEEIK; via the coding sequence ATGATAGTGTTAAATAATGTGTCTGCATCGTATTTGGATGGGAATACAAAAAAGAAAGTAATAGAAAATCTTGATTTGGTTATAAAGGAAAAATGTAATGTATCTATTATGGGAAGCTCAGGTTGTGGAAAAACTACATTATTGAAAGTAATAGCTGGTTTAAAAAAAATAGAAGAGGGGAGTATCTCATATCGTGGAAAAAAGTATAATACTCCCATTCCGGAAATATCACTATTATTTCAAAATTATGGATTATTGGATTGGAAAACAGCAGAAGAGAATATTCTTTTACCAATATATTTACGAAGAATTCAAAAAGATTCTGAAAAATTTTCACAATTAGTGAAAGACTTGGGCTTAGAAAAATGTTTACACAAATATCCTTCTCAGCTTTCTGGAGGAGAAAAGCAGAGAGTTGCAATTGGAAGAGCCTTGATGACGGAATGTAAATTTTTATTATTGGATGAAGCTTTTTCTTCTTTAGATTTTGTAACAAAAGAGAGAATTCAAAATCATTTGAAAAAAGTATTTATGAAGAGGGGAGTTACTATTATTTTGGTGACACATAGTATTGAGGAAGCTCTTTTCTGGGGAGACAAGATTATTATTTTTGAATCAAGCACTTCTAAAACTCCGCATATTTTAGGAAATTACAAAGAATCTTGTGATAAAGAAGATTGGAAAAAGAAAGAAAAAATATTAAAGAGAATAAAAAGGATACAAAATGAAGAAATTAAGTAA
- a CDS encoding ABC transporter substrate-binding protein, which produces MYRKLFVTFWIIILFVSCGLEKVQDKKMKVGILSIADSGALFVAEKEQLFLKNGLDVELIPFGSAVEQSRAMEAGELDAMMTDAIVQNLVNQGENNLKEVLVALGDTAEHGKFLILASPTTEHNSLKNLSGAKLGISENTMMEFLVDSYFSLLNLEIHDVEKVNIPSLSLRMEMLLQGKIDLAILPEPLGDFAVLQGAKIVLDDTKLNENLSQSIIVFRESYIEKNFLEVKKFVKSYSEAAKMINEAPDQYKDYIFEMANIPEILKSSYRLPYYSIASVTERQLFDKMQNWMIQKKLLTQTKDYSSSIDSRFIDIVGEENDSVK; this is translated from the coding sequence ATGTACAGAAAATTATTTGTTACTTTTTGGATCATAATATTATTTGTTTCTTGTGGGCTTGAAAAAGTACAGGACAAAAAAATGAAAGTAGGGATTTTAAGTATTGCAGATAGTGGAGCTTTGTTTGTGGCAGAAAAAGAGCAGTTATTTCTAAAAAATGGATTAGATGTGGAGTTAATTCCTTTTGGAAGTGCAGTAGAACAGTCAAGAGCTATGGAGGCTGGAGAATTAGATGCTATGATGACAGATGCTATTGTACAAAATTTGGTAAATCAAGGAGAAAATAATCTCAAGGAGGTTTTGGTGGCTCTTGGAGATACTGCAGAGCATGGAAAATTTTTAATACTAGCTTCTCCTACTACGGAACACAATTCTTTAAAAAATTTATCAGGAGCTAAATTAGGAATTTCCGAGAATACCATGATGGAATTTTTGGTGGATTCTTATTTTTCTTTATTAAATTTAGAAATTCATGATGTTGAAAAAGTGAATATTCCTTCTCTCTCTTTAAGAATGGAAATGCTATTACAAGGGAAGATTGATTTGGCAATTTTACCAGAACCATTAGGGGATTTTGCTGTATTGCAAGGAGCAAAGATTGTGCTTGATGATACAAAATTAAATGAAAATTTATCACAGTCAATCATTGTTTTTCGAGAATCGTATATAGAAAAAAATTTTTTAGAAGTTAAAAAATTTGTAAAATCATATTCTGAGGCAGCAAAGATGATTAACGAAGCCCCTGATCAATATAAAGATTATATTTTTGAAATGGCAAATATTCCAGAAATATTAAAATCTTCCTATCGTTTACCATATTATAGTATAGCCTCTGTTACAGAGAGACAACTATTTGATAAAATGCAGAACTGGATGATTCAAAAAAAATTATTAACACAGACGAAAGACTATTCCTCTTCTATCGACTCTAGATTTATTGATATAGTGGGAGAAGAAAATGATAGTGTTAAATAA
- a CDS encoding potassium/proton antiporter — translation MLPILILVSFVILLSCILDKFSLKSGVPALLLFIGLGMIFGEEGVIKIPFYDFSMANNICSTALIFIMFYGGFGTKWKEAKKIIIEASLLSSFGVFLTALLVALGIHILLHWSWLESFLFGSILSSTDAASVFSILKRKKLGLKENTAPLLEVESGSNDPCSYMMTLICLLCLTGNVSTNTLISYIFLQLGGGFFFGSILSLITRFLLKKLHFAEGLDTLFITGAVIAAYALPSYFNGNGYLSVYIFGILLGNSSFPHKENLSSFYDGVTGLAQMFIFFLLGLLSTPSRLVDSFFPAFLIFLILTFIARPISVFSLLLPFRSSTEKKILVSFGGLRGAASIVFAIMTIVHDYTPKQDIFHIVFCVVLLSMIFQGSFLAWMAIRLKMIDTEVDVMEIFTSYASKTKLQFFEIAIPQNHYWISMKIKDLLLPPNILILNILRKEKQIVPYGDFIIQENDIITFSVLGNHKKLSFNIDMYTLPSGSKWIGKSIQEYGEKKNSFISLIIRKEKAMMPKANLLLEEDDQIYFHKK, via the coding sequence TTGCTTCCTATTTTAATCCTTGTTTCTTTTGTTATTTTATTATCTTGTATTTTAGATAAATTTTCTCTAAAAAGTGGAGTTCCAGCTCTACTACTTTTTATTGGGTTAGGAATGATTTTTGGAGAAGAAGGCGTGATAAAAATTCCTTTCTATGATTTTTCCATGGCAAATAATATTTGCTCGACAGCCCTTATCTTTATTATGTTCTATGGAGGATTTGGAACAAAATGGAAAGAGGCTAAAAAAATTATAATAGAGGCTTCACTACTATCTAGTTTTGGTGTCTTTTTAACAGCTCTTTTGGTAGCCCTAGGAATTCATATTTTATTACATTGGTCTTGGTTGGAAAGTTTCTTGTTTGGTTCTATTCTTAGTTCCACAGATGCTGCCTCTGTTTTTTCGATTTTAAAACGAAAAAAGTTAGGCTTAAAAGAAAATACAGCTCCGCTATTAGAAGTAGAAAGTGGTAGTAATGACCCCTGCTCCTATATGATGACCCTTATTTGCCTTTTATGCCTGACGGGAAATGTCAGCACAAATACTTTAATTTCTTATATTTTCTTACAATTGGGAGGAGGTTTTTTCTTTGGAAGTATTCTTTCTCTGATAACAAGATTTTTATTAAAAAAATTACATTTCGCAGAAGGATTGGATACTCTTTTTATTACAGGAGCGGTCATTGCAGCCTATGCTTTACCGAGCTATTTTAACGGCAATGGGTATTTGAGTGTCTATATTTTTGGAATTCTCCTAGGAAACTCTTCTTTTCCTCATAAAGAAAATTTATCTTCTTTCTATGATGGAGTCACCGGATTGGCTCAAATGTTTATTTTCTTTTTGCTAGGTTTACTGTCAACACCAAGTCGATTAGTGGACTCTTTTTTTCCTGCATTTCTTATTTTTTTAATTTTAACTTTCATAGCAAGACCCATCTCTGTTTTTTCTCTCTTACTACCTTTCCGTAGTAGTACCGAAAAGAAAATATTAGTCTCTTTTGGAGGACTTCGAGGAGCCGCTTCGATTGTATTTGCCATTATGACAATTGTTCATGATTATACACCAAAACAAGACATTTTTCATATTGTATTTTGCGTTGTTTTACTTTCTATGATATTTCAAGGTTCCTTTTTGGCTTGGATGGCAATTCGACTAAAAATGATAGATACGGAAGTAGATGTAATGGAAATTTTTACAAGCTATGCTTCTAAAACAAAACTTCAATTTTTTGAAATTGCTATCCCTCAAAATCACTATTGGATTTCGATGAAAATCAAAGATTTATTACTTCCACCCAATATCCTTATTCTGAATATTTTAAGAAAAGAAAAACAAATCGTTCCTTATGGAGATTTTATCATTCAAGAAAACGACATTATCACTTTCTCTGTACTGGGAAATCATAAAAAACTCTCTTTCAATATTGATATGTACACTCTTCCAAGTGGAAGTAAATGGATAGGAAAAAGTATTCAAGAATATGGAGAAAAAAAGAATAGTTTTATTAGTCTCATCATTCGAAAAGAAAAAGCAATGATGCCAAAAGCAAATCTTCTTTTAGAAGAAGACGACCAAATCTATTTTCATAAGAAATAA